Part of the Benincasa hispida cultivar B227 chromosome 11, ASM972705v1, whole genome shotgun sequence genome, TTCTCTTGTTCATAGTGATGTATGGTGGGGTCCCTCACCAGTTACTACTTCCACAGGAAAACGGTGGTTTGTCACGGTTATAGATGATCATACCATCTCACTTGGATTTTCCTTCTCACTGATAAATCTAAAGTGTCCTCTGTTTTCCAACAGTTTTATACAACTGTCGAAActcaatttaaaacaaaaattgggaTTTTAAGAAGTGATAATGGGCGAGAATTCTTTAATGCCTCCTTCAGAGAATTTCTTGATTCTAAAGGGGTATTATCCACCAGAGTTCGTGTGCTTAcactccacaacaaaatggagtagctgaGCGTAAAAATCGGCATCTGGTTGAAGTAGCCCGGTCTCTTATGTTATCCGCCACCCTTCCGTCATACCTCTagggagatgcagttctcactGCCGCTCACCTCATTAATCGGATGCCCTCTCGTATTCTTAATCTTCATACTCCTTTAGAATTGTTTAAAGAGTCCTTTCCTACAACTCGGTTGATTTCTGATGTTTCTTTTCGGGTTTTTGGTTGTGTTGCTTTTGTTCACTCCCATGGTTCAAACCGCACAAAATTTATTCCTCATGCTCAGAAGTGTGTCTTTGTTGGATATCCACTCCATCAATGTGGATATAAGTGCTATCACCTGTCATCTCGAAAATACTATGTCTCCATGGATGTCACCTTTTTCGAGGATCAGTCGTTTTTCCCtattagtcatcttcagggggagaacaTAAATGAAGAGACTAACTAGTTGTCTTATGCTATTCCTTTAGAGTCAGCGTCCATTCAAACCTTGTCTAAACCTAGtcttgagcatgatagtctggTCCTCCCTACCAATCAAGTTCCTTGGAAAACGTActacaggaagaatctcaggaaggaagtAGTGTCGCCTGTTGAACCAGAACTGCTGGCTCCAGTGTAGGAGTCAGACCCACCATCAGGTCCAGGCACGTATATTCCTAATGATGTTGATTTATGTATGGAGAATGATGAAGGCAGGCACGACAAGGGGGAAGGGAGCAATAATACTAAAAGAATGATAGAAAGGGAAACTGCAGATGATGAAATGATTGAAGATGTAGAGGATGAAATGGTCCGTGCTAATGATGATGTGGAAGATACTACTGAAGTTTTTGATACACAGATAGTAAATCATGGTGAGAAGCCTGAAGAGGTGAAAGAATGTGATGCATCACTTGATCTTCCTATAGCCTTGAGGAAAGGTACCGTTCATGTACTAAATACCGTATGCATAGTTATATGACGTATAGTAATCTGACATCTGAGTTCAAGGCTTTTACTACTAGCTTGGACATTGAGGTGGTTCCAGATAacataagtgttgcaatgaaaaaacCAGAATAGCGGTCtgctgttatggaagaaataaTTGCTCTGGAAAAGAATAAAACCTGGGAACTAGTGACTTTGCCTGAAGGGCACAAAACAGTgggatgtaaatgggtgtttactATAAAGTACAAGTCAGATGGGACGATTGACCGGTACAAGGCTAGACTCGTTGCAAGAGGCTTTACCCAAACATATGGAGTAGATTATTCTGAGACGTTTTCACCTGTGGCTAAACTAACACGATCCGAGTGCTTCTATCAGTAGCTGTGAATAAAAATTGGCCCCTACACcaacttgatgttaaaaatgcGTTTTTGAACGGGGAACTTGAggaggaagtctatatgagtcccCCTCCCGGGTTCGAGagtcaatttaaaaataaagtgcGTAGATTGAGGAAGTCACTATACGGATTGAAACAGTCTCCATGGGCCTAGTTTGACAGGTTCACGTCATTTGTGAAAGCACAGGGGTATGTTCAAGGACATTCCGATCACactctttttataaaaagatcaACATCAGGGAAGATAGCTGTTCTTattgtttatgttgatgacattgttttATCTGGGGATGATGATGTAGAGGTCACAAGACTAAAAATAGAGATGGCCagagagtttgaaattaaagacctcaGGAAGCTAAGCTACTTTTTGGGAATGGAAGTGACTCGCTCAAAAGAGGGTATATCAGTTTCTCAACGAAAATATACTCTGGACTTGCTAAAAGAAACAGGTATGATTAGGTGTAAACCTGTTGACATGCCAGTAGAATACAATGCAAAACTCGGTGATAAGAATGATAGAATTCCTGttaataaagaaaggtatcagcGGTTAGTTGGGAAGTTGATATACTTATCACACAAAACCAGATATTTCTTATGCAGTAAGTGTTGTGAGTCAGTTCATGCAAGCTCCTTGTGAGGATCATATGATAGCAGTTGAACGTATTCTTCGGTATTTGAAAGGAACTCTTGGTAAAGGCCTAATGTTCAGGAAAACCGATAAACGATCTGTTGAAgcttacactgattctgattgggcagggtctgttgttgatagaagatctatgtctgggtATTGTACGTTTGTCTGGGGAAATCTAGTCACCTGGAGAAGTAAAAAACAAGGAGTTGTTGCTAGAAGTAGTGCTGAGGCTGAATATCGGGCCATAAGTTTagggatttgtgaagaaatctggttgaagaaagtatcAGATCTCTAGCAAGATAATGAGCCtccaatgaaattgttttgtgataatAAAACTGCCATCAGTATTGCAAACAACTCagttcaacatgacagaacTAAACACGTGGAGATAGACAAACACTACATTAAGGAGAGGTTGGACAGTGGAAACATATGCATCCCTTATATTCATTCAAACCAACAAGTTGCTGATGTACTTACAAAAGGGTTATtgagacaaaattttaattattgtgtaAGCAAGTTGGGGCTTGTTGATATCTATGCTCCAACTTGAgagggagtgttgaaaatagggcttttaacctaggggcatttatgtaattgtgtaagacccctagggtttcctactgtctatttatacagtgtgtccctgtgtattcagtgtatcggttttaaaacaaataagaaaagtctttatatcgtggtttttctccctgtactagggtttccacgtaatcttgttcttctcttccctattctttatttttaacaaataataaatactatCTTGTCCTTGATATGAAGATCTTTCTAGGGAGGAACAGCCACCGTATTTTTCCTGTCTAGGCTTGGGTTGGATATGTTTCTTTATGTATATGATTTTCAATATTGATATTGAGCTTTGCTTGTATTCTCGTCACTACTGTTGGTGTAAAAGAAATGTAATTCTTCTGTTAGGTTTTCCACGATGTTGAAATGGAAGCAGATTGGTCAGACTACGACAATTATTGCAGGTTCCTTAAATTTTCGATCATTTATGTCACCAATTAATTGATGTTCCCCATTGTACATATATGCATTCAAAAATTGATGCCTTATTGTAGTTAGTGCAATTATGACTATAATTTGCAGTACTGAAGAGAAAGCAAAAGATTTTCTTGTCTCGGCTTGATGATGTGATTAGTTTGTGATATGGCCTATGCTTTATGGCTCCCCATTGTGCTTCACTAACAAGCCATCGACAGTATCTCTTTGGTATTAAGTTTTTTAGGCTTGATTTTTTAGTTATAGTGTTTAGTTGTCtgctttttctttattaaatagGACGTCTTGTCCTTTTTCTACCCCTCTTGGGTAATTTTCTTTTGTCTTCTATTCTGTATTTTCACCTCTTTCTTTATTGAATGGACAAATAAGGAGTGCGTTAAGAAAAAATCTCAGTTCCGTGGATAAAGATATGCAATGTCCAGGGAAATGATTATTTCCGATGTGAACTCAATTCTTCATATGTCAATCTACTGTCATTAGTATTTTGTGGTGCACTCATGGAATAACTTTGTCATCAGTGTTTTTCTTTATCCCATTTTTATCTTATTCCCTTTTATTAACATTATTCTAGATTTTTGGGCAATAGAACACCTTATATAAACTGATACTGTTTTTAATCTACCAAGAAAAATTAACATGCAAAGGTAGCAAGCTGAACAAAATAATCCATTTACTGATAAACACGCACATGGCTTTCAATGTGCCCTCAACGTGAATGACTAGTTTGTAACTTTGTAGTGGTACATCTAACTTGTCAAGAAATTTGTGTTCGTGTCTTTGTCAAGGGAGCAAGGCTTAAAATATCCTCTTTTGGTGAAGCGATTGGCTTGTATGGTCATATCTGGAGCTATATCTTCTGGCCTTCTTGACATACTTCAACCTTCTCGTTTGTCTACTGATATGGTTTTGGAGGTAATATACTTCAcatattttgataatttcatATTGGATGAGCTCATATGATGGATTACCCATTGGTCTGTATCCAGAAGACAGCTAAAAAATTTGCTGATATTACATTTGGGTTTAAGTTTGAATGGGTTTTATTACATGAAACTGGCAAAAAATATCACCTTAGAAGCGAGCAATTTCTGATCTTAGTCGGTGTACTCCTTCCTATTTCCTTAGATGTACTTTATTGTTTTAGTTCATTGAACTTTTCAGTTAAAATATCAATTCCTGATATTCTTCTGCGAGCTCGATTTTGGCGGAGGCTAAATTAACTTTACATTGAATGTTAAGTATGTATATATTTTGTTGGAGTTGGAAGGAAGACTGCAATAGTACCAAGTACATCAAAAATAGTCTTGGAAAAGCATAAGTaatcaaaagaataaaaatctTCCTTCCACAGTGAAATAGTGAGGCTCCAATTGAAGCATTATGCTAAACCCGACCTCTCAAATTATTGCAAATTTATCTTCAAGCAAGTTTTGTTTCATTCCAACCAATTGTGTCACAAAGATGGCTACTGGTTAGCACTCCACATGTCATAGGTGATAAGGACAATGGACCCTCCAAATATCTCCACAatagtatgatattgtccactttggacATGAACTCTAGTGACTTTGATTTTGGTTTCACCCAAAAGACATTATACCATTGGAGATAGTTGTCCTCACTTTTATACTCATGATCTCTCCCTTATCTAGCAAGGTGGGAATTTGGTTGCATTCCCAACAATAGTCttcctttctcttttttctttgttttcttttttcttttttcccattTCAATGAAAGTCTtgctttttgtttaaattaaaaaagtagGTTTCTATATTTGTTTGAATTCTCTGTTACTATATGAATATAGTTTTATTCATCTGAAAACTTCAGTTGGAAGAAGGATACGGCTTGCTGAGAAAAGCCTTGGTCAACGCAAACATCACAGATGAACGGATGCTTTGTATCCTCCTATATGCTGGCAAAGATCTGTGACAATAATTCTTGTCATTCTATTCTTCCCGTTGTTGTTGACTTACATATTCCAAGTTTTAACTCGAGAATGGTACACTGGAGTTCTCGCACGAATTCGTATCAATGCCTTTCGGATCGAGTTAGCTGGAGGGTACGAAGATCTTCATTCTCTTGCAGCAGCCTGTGTTGAAGCTGAAGCTGCTGTTGGGAATGCTGTTTACATGCTACCGTCTTTCTATAATCATGATTGTGGTCAGTGCACCTTTTAACCTCTGCTTACGTGTTTGCATCATTTTCATCATTCCACATTTCCCCTCATGTTTTGTTCCTTTTTCCTAAGCAtttctttttaatcaaaatataaaatgtgTCGAATAGGAACTGTTGACATCCACTAAGTTCTTGTTTTGCTCGAGTAGTATGCTTTTAATTCATTGGTAAATGTTGATTACAGTTCAAAGTTAGTTAAGATACAAAATTATGTAATAGGACATGAGTAATGTATGTAAAACAGATCAGAAAATCTTAACTAGCTAAAGCTTGACTGATGCAGGAGGGAAGGCATTAGACCAAGTCCATGGCCGAACAAGGGAAAATTCATCCCTAGGTTTGGGAGAGAGCTCTCCAAAGTACACAAGTTCTTTATTCAAAAGAGATTTTAAAAGCTTTCTATTACAACCCTAAAGTGACTATTAGTAGCCTTACAAGGAAATAAgacaattaactaattaattctaaaatactATTTAAACACTAATTGATCTAAATTAACTactaaacaaatattaaattcaaatatactAATTATCTTATCATTTTCCTCATCATGAACTAATTTTAGTTGAAGTACAATATCATGAGGTTGTGTTTGTTGCAGATCCAAACACACACATTATATGGATAAACAATGCAAACGAGAGATTGAAGGCCCTCCGTGATGTTGATCCCGGTAAGTTAAAATGTAATCGAGGATAAAGTATTGTTAGGCCTCAATTATACACACTTATGTGAGAAAGAATAAGAGAGGGCAGGGGAGTGTGGTCATAGGGACCACCGGTTAGAATAGCATAAGTGAGAATTATGTGAATGTGTGTGTGGGAGAGGGGGTTGTGAATAGTGATAGGTTTATATTGGTTATTTAGCGTGGGGGAAGGGGGTTAGAGTTTAGCAAACCTTCTTGAGAGTGAGAGGTTGAGGGAGAACATATTGTCTGTGATTGTCTTCTAGAGTTCTTACATATATCGTACTATTTCTTTGAATAATAAGAATCGATACCTTTCTTATTGGTATCGGAGCTTCACACGGGGAAGATTAGGAAAAATGGCGCAAAAGAGAATGgaggagaagattgaagtggtaGATGAGGAGATCTCTGGAATTAGAGTCGAGATTCAGAAGCTATCAGTGATGGAAGAAACAATGAAATTGTTGGCAAAAAGCATTGAACAATTGAATGTTCAAGTCGATTTATAACAACAATCTTTGGAAGAAACGTGGAAGTTAGTGAATTTGCTAACAGAAGTTTCTCAATCAAGATCTACATCGTTGATGCCTTCGGGAATGGAGAGTTCTAGTG contains:
- the LOC120090467 gene encoding histone-lysine N-methyltransferase ATXR4 isoform X2 produces the protein MAPTSLVRYGRWISRFKFPYSPAKSFSSPSPFSSAAGLHNADSTSPGGPPPIRVSLTDTAGRGVFATRKIGAGELIHTAKPLVAHPSLFSINHVCNFCLRNLQRNANVDFDAHRASFCSEECERHSKVFHDVEMEADWSDYDNYCREQGLKYPLLVKRLACMVISGAISSGLLDILQPSRLSTDMVLELEEGYGLLRKALVNANITDERMLFLTREWYTGVLARIRINAFRIELAGGYEDLHSLAAACVEAEAAVGNAVYMLPSFYNHDCGGKALDQVHGRTRENSSLGLGESSPKSKHTHYMDKQCKREIEGPP
- the LOC120090467 gene encoding histone-lysine N-methyltransferase ATXR4 isoform X1, which codes for MAPTSLVRYGRWISRFKFPYSPAKSFSSPSPFSSAAGLHNADSTSPGGPPPIRVSLTDTAGRGVFATRKIGAGELIHTAKPLVAHPSLFSINHVCNFCLRNLQRNANVDFDAHRASFCSEECERHSKVFHDVEMEADWSDYDNYCREQGLKYPLLVKRLACMVISGAISSGLLDILQPSRLSTDMVLELEEGYGLLRKALVNANITDERMLFLTREWYTGVLARIRINAFRIELAGGYEDLHSLAAACVEAEAAVGNAVYMLPSFYNHDCDPNTHIIWINNANERLKALRDVDPDEELRICYIDASMDYDARRTLLHQGFGFICNCARCSSGD
- the LOC120090467 gene encoding histone-lysine N-methyltransferase ATXR4 isoform X3; protein product: MAPTSLVRYGRWISRFKFPYSPAKSFSSPSPFSSAAGLHNADSTSPGGPPPIRVSLTDTAGRGVFATRKIGAGELIHTAKPLVAHPSLFSINHVCNFCLRNLQRNANVDFDAHRASFCSEECERHSKVFHDVEMEADWSDYDNYCREQGLKYPLLVKRLACMVISGAISSGLLDILQPSRLSTDMVLELEEGYGLLRKALVNANITDERMLFLTREWYTGVLARIRINAFRIELAGGYEDLHSLAAACVEAEAAVGNAVYMLPSFYNHDCDPNTHIIWINNANERLKALRDVDPVQ